One stretch of Arachis duranensis cultivar V14167 chromosome 1, aradu.V14167.gnm2.J7QH, whole genome shotgun sequence DNA includes these proteins:
- the LOC107490522 gene encoding zinc finger BED domain-containing protein RICESLEEPER 2-like, giving the protein MRSHLKICISKPGLDRGKRQKTGTLPSPEAQVGRFDAEYAREKLISMFVCEELPFQFVESQGFKEYSVALQPGFNTLGRLQKKILNFCQVTGHTGEIMPQNVKACLNNWKLNKILSLIVDNASFNDVGVTYLQRRLISWKSSVLNGEYLHIRCCAHILNLIVKDGLKEIDHSVARIRDAVKYVRSSNSRLPRFKACIAQENIPHKSLVCIDVETRWNSTYLMLVAALKHQKAFELLEMQDKKFVEELNKERRVPSIQDWDYAKSILPFLEMFYDATLHISGSSYVTSNLYMKEVFALGRRIQQYHDDDDLNISLMASKMKAKYNKYWGNAKTINMLLLIAVVLDPCHKLDYVEWSLVNSFGAEVGGELKTEFSSCLHSLCNLYQGADKGDQDDTLSQPSASDKGKDIYDMGLYRRSIGHKSNPKSELDHYLNEDRDPDDKPLDILGWWKVNLNRFSVLANMARDILAIPVSTVASEFAFSMGGRIIDQYRSSLSPKMVEALVFTKDWLKGDFCSSLAPENFEELEKVEQDLILSEDITYLVGWCTKL; this is encoded by the exons ATGAGATCACATTTAAAGATTTGCATAAGCAAACCCGGTTTAGATAGAGGCAAACGACAGAAAACAGGCACATTGCCTAGCCCAGAAGCACAAGTGGGTAGGTTTGATGCAGAATATGCCCGGGAAAAATTGATATCAATGTTTGTTTGCGAGGAACTTCCTTTTCAATTTGTAGAAAGTCAAGGTTTTAAAGAATATTCGGTGGCTCTGCAACCAGGATTCAACACTCTAGGAAGA CTGCAAaagaaaatactaaatttttgcCAAGTCACTGGCCACACGGGAGAGATTATGCCTCAAAATGTTAAAGCTTGCTTGAATAACTGGAAGTTGAACAAGATCTTGAGTTTGATAGTTGATAATGCATCGTTTAACGATGTAGGAGTTACGTATTTACAAAGAAGGCTGATTTCTTGGAAGAGTTCAGTTTTGAATGGAGAGTATCTCCATATACGATGTTGTGCGCATATTTTAAACCTGATTGTGAAGGATGGATTGAAGGAGATTGATCATTCGGTCGCCAGAATTCGCGATGCTGTAAAGTATGTTAGATCCTCAAATTCAAGATTACCTAGGTTCAAGGCATGTATTGCACAAGAGAATATTCCACATAAGAGTCTTGTTTGCATAGATGTTGAAACGCGATGGAACTCTACATACTTAATGTTAGTAGCAGCCTTAAAGCATCAGAAGGCATTTGAGCTATTAGAGATGCAAGacaaaaaatttgttgaagaattaaacaaggaaagaagGGTACCTTCAATTCAAGATTGGGATTATGCTAAGTCCATCTTAccatttttagagatgttttacGATGCTACCCTTCACATCTCTGGATCCTCTTATGTCACTAGTAACTTATACATGAAAGAGGTGTTTGCTCTTGGAAGGAGGATTCAACAatatcatgatgatgatgatttgaaCATAAGTCTTATGGCAAGTAAGATGAAAGCGAAATACAACAAGTATTGGGGAAATGCAAAAACTATTAACATGTTATTGTTAATTGCCGTAGTTCTAGATCCTTGCCATAAGTTGGATTATGTTGAGTGGTCCCTAGTTAATTCTTTTGGTGCGGAAGTGGGCGGTGAATTGAAGACAGAGTTTTCTTCTTGTCTTCATTCACTTTGTAATTTATATCAAGGTGCAGATAAAGGAGACCAAGATGATACCCTCTCCCAACCGAGTGCAAGTGATAAAGGCAAAGACATTTATGATATGGGGTTATATCGCCGATCAATCGGTCACAAATCCAATCCTAAATCTGAGCTTGATCATTATTTGAATGAAGACCGTGATCCAGATGATAAGCCTTTGGATATTCTAGGATGGTGGAAGGTTAACTTGAATCGGTTTTCCGTCCTAGCAAATATGGCACGGGACATATTGGCTATACCAGTTTCAACAGTAGCTTCCGAGTTTGCTTTTAGTATGGGGGGAAGAATCATCGATCAATATCGTAGCTCATTGAGTCCTAAGATGGTAGAAGCTCTTGTATTTACCAAAGATTGGCTTAAAGGAGACTTTTGCTCTTCTCTTGCACCTGAGAATTTCGAAGAGCTTGAAAAGGTCGAGCAag ATTTGATTTTATCAGAGGACATTACTTATTTAGtgggttggtgcacgaaattgtga